The Ruficoccus amylovorans genome has a segment encoding these proteins:
- a CDS encoding four helix bundle protein, translating into MKRANISANSSCAPAPNYAEARGAESKADFIHKLGIVRKELNESRIWLRILHKTGAPASELVAPLLGEVTELSRIIESSLKTARSHH; encoded by the coding sequence ATGAAGCGGGCAAACATATCGGCAAACAGCTCCTGCGCTCCGGCTCCCAACTATGCGGAAGCCCGGGGTGCAGAGAGCAAGGCCGATTTCATCCACAAGCTGGGGATAGTCCGCAAAGAACTCAACGAATCTCGCATCTGGCTGCGTATTCTACACAAGACAGGTGCGCCCGCCAGCGAACTCGTTGCCCCGCTGCTGGGCGAGGTCACTGAGCTGTCGAGAATCATCGAATCCTCTCTCAAGACAGCACGCTCCCATCATTGA
- a CDS encoding TlpA family protein disulfide reductase produces the protein MKSPALILAGAAAAALFAFVQPAVAQQATPDAGDPRQAMIDQQLQQLKGQGASETELMLIETMAYYQLGMDDKAQANIAKVKEAIPAIEKADGENSENARAARAIIIMADAKQAWDAGDTAKAEAAIGKAFVQMPEITAGIGGQWVNEYWQSKFMQDLSVPMDKALAVVTDEGKTVTLADLAKGNKAVYIDFWASWCGPCMQAMPELKARAAEYSDKGIVFAGVNLEDQAAAAKVGTELDIASTKINWLLETPDFALSDMLNVASIPQVALVAPSGEILWLGHPADPALVDELNKLTAN, from the coding sequence ATGAAATCACCCGCTCTTATTCTCGCAGGCGCCGCCGCGGCCGCGCTCTTTGCCTTTGTCCAACCTGCCGTGGCCCAGCAGGCCACCCCCGACGCTGGCGACCCGCGCCAGGCCATGATCGACCAACAGCTCCAGCAGCTCAAGGGGCAGGGAGCCTCCGAGACCGAGCTGATGCTGATCGAGACGATGGCCTACTACCAACTCGGCATGGATGACAAGGCCCAGGCCAACATCGCCAAGGTCAAGGAAGCCATCCCCGCGATTGAAAAGGCCGACGGCGAAAACTCCGAAAACGCCCGCGCCGCCCGCGCCATCATCATCATGGCCGACGCCAAGCAGGCTTGGGACGCCGGTGACACCGCCAAGGCCGAAGCCGCCATCGGCAAGGCTTTCGTCCAGATGCCCGAAATCACCGCCGGTATCGGCGGACAGTGGGTTAACGAGTACTGGCAGTCCAAGTTCATGCAGGACCTGAGCGTCCCGATGGACAAGGCACTGGCCGTCGTCACCGACGAGGGCAAGACCGTCACGCTGGCCGACCTGGCCAAGGGCAACAAAGCCGTTTACATCGACTTCTGGGCGAGCTGGTGCGGCCCGTGCATGCAGGCCATGCCCGAACTGAAGGCCCGCGCCGCCGAGTACTCGGACAAGGGTATCGTCTTCGCCGGAGTCAACCTCGAAGACCAGGCCGCCGCCGCCAAGGTCGGGACCGAACTCGACATCGCCAGCACCAAGATCAACTGGCTGCTCGAAACCCCGGACTTTGCCCTTTCCGACATGCTGAACGTGGCCTCCATCCCGCAGGTCGCGCTCGTCGCCCCCTCCGGCGAAATCCTCTGGCTTGGCCATCCCGCCGACCCGGCCCTCGTGGACGAGTTGAACAAGCTGACCGCGAACTGA
- a CDS encoding sugar phosphate isomerase/epimerase family protein translates to MPAKPLTDFSRLCIHTITHKPWSLKETVSAFAREGVPGITVWRDAVKDMTHADAGKLIRDNGLEIVSYCRGGFFPAKTESERAAAIADNEKCIDEAAAIGAPLIVLVVGAVPGIPLPEARQQIADGIRAVLPRAKDKGVKLAIEPLHPMYAAERSAVNSMKQANDMCEAINDDHVGIAVDVYHLWWDDMLKTEIERCAALDKLFAFHICDWRSPTEDFLLDRGLMGEGVINIREIRSWVEATGYKGYNEVEIFSNRWWKEDQNKFLDQIKEAYLQYS, encoded by the coding sequence ATGCCTGCAAAACCGCTCACCGACTTCTCCCGCCTGTGCATCCACACGATCACGCACAAGCCCTGGAGCCTGAAGGAAACCGTCAGCGCCTTCGCCCGCGAGGGCGTGCCCGGCATCACTGTCTGGCGTGATGCCGTCAAGGACATGACCCACGCCGACGCCGGGAAGCTCATCCGCGACAACGGCCTCGAAATCGTCTCGTACTGCCGCGGCGGGTTCTTCCCCGCCAAGACCGAGTCCGAGCGAGCCGCCGCCATCGCCGACAACGAAAAGTGCATCGACGAGGCCGCCGCCATCGGCGCACCGTTGATCGTGCTCGTGGTCGGGGCCGTACCCGGCATCCCGCTGCCCGAGGCGCGTCAGCAGATCGCCGACGGTATCCGCGCCGTCCTCCCCCGGGCGAAGGACAAGGGCGTCAAACTCGCCATCGAGCCGCTGCACCCGATGTACGCCGCCGAACGCTCCGCCGTCAACTCCATGAAGCAGGCCAACGACATGTGCGAGGCCATCAATGACGATCACGTCGGCATCGCAGTGGACGTTTACCACCTGTGGTGGGACGATATGCTCAAGACCGAGATCGAGCGCTGCGCCGCGTTGGACAAGCTCTTCGCCTTCCACATCTGCGACTGGCGCAGCCCGACGGAGGACTTCCTCCTCGACCGCGGCCTCATGGGCGAGGGCGTGATCAACATCCGCGAAATCCGCTCCTGGGTCGAGGCCACCGGCTACAAGGGCTACAACGAAGTCGAAATCTTTTCCAACCGCTGGTGGAAGGAAGACCAGAACAAGTTCCTCGACCAGATCAAGGAAGCCTATCTCCAGTATTCATAA
- a CDS encoding Gfo/Idh/MocA family protein, which translates to MKTHKVGIIMNGVTGRMGTNQHLLRSIDAIIKQGGVKISPNEVIMPDPILVGRNENKLKHLTEISSVKEYTTDLDSVMNDDRFSIYFDSQGTLQRFDAVKKAAEAGKHVYCEKPTAIKTEDAYELYKICRDAGVKNGVVQDKLWLPGMLKFMRLKENGFFGDILSVRGEFGYWVFEGHTIPAQRPSWNYRKEDGGGMVVDMLCHWRYVIDNLFGPVKSVSCLAATHIPERVDEQGKPYKCTADDSAYSTFELENGVICHFNSSWNVRVRRDDLLTMQVDGTKGSAIVGLRDVWIQHYGNTPKPIWNPDIAQPIDFFDGWSKVPEQESHDNAFKVQWELFLRHVVLDEPFRWTLLEGAKGVQLAEYGIKSSEARQWIELPELKA; encoded by the coding sequence ATGAAGACACACAAAGTTGGCATCATCATGAACGGCGTCACGGGCCGCATGGGCACGAACCAGCACCTGCTGCGCTCCATCGACGCGATCATCAAGCAGGGCGGCGTCAAGATCAGCCCGAACGAAGTCATCATGCCCGACCCGATCCTGGTCGGTCGCAACGAAAACAAGCTCAAGCACCTGACCGAGATCAGCAGCGTCAAGGAATACACGACCGACCTTGACAGCGTGATGAACGACGATCGCTTCAGCATCTACTTCGACTCGCAGGGCACGCTCCAGCGCTTCGACGCGGTCAAGAAGGCCGCCGAGGCGGGCAAGCACGTTTACTGCGAAAAGCCCACCGCCATCAAGACCGAGGACGCCTACGAACTGTACAAAATCTGCCGCGACGCCGGGGTCAAGAACGGCGTTGTCCAGGACAAGCTCTGGCTGCCCGGTATGCTCAAGTTCATGCGTCTGAAGGAAAACGGCTTCTTTGGCGACATCCTCAGCGTGCGCGGCGAGTTCGGCTACTGGGTCTTCGAGGGCCACACCATCCCGGCCCAGCGCCCCTCCTGGAACTACCGCAAGGAAGACGGCGGCGGCATGGTCGTCGATATGCTCTGTCACTGGCGCTATGTGATCGACAACCTCTTCGGCCCGGTCAAGAGCGTCTCCTGCCTCGCCGCGACCCACATCCCCGAGCGCGTGGACGAGCAGGGCAAGCCCTACAAGTGCACCGCCGACGACAGCGCCTACTCGACCTTTGAGCTGGAAAACGGCGTCATCTGCCACTTCAACTCCTCCTGGAATGTGCGCGTGCGCCGCGACGACCTGCTCACCATGCAGGTGGACGGCACCAAGGGCAGCGCCATCGTCGGCCTGCGCGACGTGTGGATCCAGCACTACGGCAACACGCCCAAGCCGATTTGGAACCCGGACATTGCCCAGCCCATCGACTTCTTCGACGGCTGGAGCAAGGTACCCGAGCAGGAGAGCCACGACAACGCCTTCAAGGTGCAGTGGGAGCTGTTCCTGCGCCACGTCGTGCTCGACGAGCCCTTCCGCTGGACCCTCCTCGAAGGTGCCAAGGGCGTGCAGCTGGCCGAGTACGGCATCAAGAGCAGCGAAGCCCGCCAGTGGATCGAGCTGCCGGAACTGAAAGCCTAG
- a CDS encoding 3-ketoacyl-ACP reductase, which yields MKNDKSSKPVALVTGGSRGIGFGCAEHLAKAGFDLVINGMRPEEQVADTLQALQALGARTAYARGDIGSKESREGILAVVRESFGKLNVLVNNAGVAPKERLDILEASEESFDYVVGTNLKGAYFLTQAAARWMVGQKKADDAFQGAIINVSSISATVISVNRGEYCIAKAGLSMATQLFAVRLGEYGIPVYEVRPGVIKTDMTAGVTEKYDKLIADGLCVTPRWGFPDDIGRAVSSLARGDFPYSTGQVIMVDGGLTLPRL from the coding sequence ATGAAAAATGACAAATCCTCTAAACCCGTCGCACTGGTGACAGGCGGCAGCCGCGGCATTGGCTTCGGCTGCGCCGAGCACCTGGCCAAGGCCGGATTCGACCTGGTCATTAACGGCATGCGTCCCGAGGAGCAGGTGGCCGACACCTTGCAGGCCCTTCAGGCCCTCGGCGCCCGCACCGCCTACGCCCGTGGCGACATCGGCTCGAAGGAAAGTCGTGAGGGCATCCTCGCGGTCGTGCGCGAGAGCTTCGGCAAGCTCAACGTGCTGGTCAACAACGCCGGAGTCGCCCCCAAGGAGCGCCTCGACATCCTCGAAGCCAGCGAAGAAAGCTTCGACTACGTCGTGGGCACGAACCTCAAGGGCGCATACTTCCTGACACAGGCTGCCGCCCGTTGGATGGTCGGGCAGAAGAAGGCCGACGACGCCTTCCAGGGCGCGATCATCAACGTCAGCTCGATCTCGGCCACGGTCATTTCCGTCAACCGGGGCGAGTACTGCATCGCCAAGGCCGGCCTGTCCATGGCGACGCAGCTCTTCGCGGTGCGCCTGGGCGAGTACGGCATCCCGGTCTATGAAGTGCGCCCCGGCGTGATCAAGACCGACATGACCGCCGGTGTAACGGAAAAGTATGACAAGCTCATCGCCGACGGCCTCTGCGTGACGCCGCGCTGGGGCTTCCCCGACGACATCGGGCGGGCCGTCTCCTCGCTCGCGCGGGGCGACTTCCCCTACTCCACCGGTCAGGTCATCATGGTGGACGGCGGACTCACCCTCCCCCGCCTCTAG
- a CDS encoding helix-turn-helix domain-containing protein — MPTPNSSPESESAPLYDFSVLRALRKREELTLGQVAERSGVSVAVISKLERNQSSAELETLYKLARVFSMSAAELLGLAEARMAHEVKAESYEHDGFKFSRITYGKARVFYGRAVKGSRITRPEMHHDDFETCWVLSGKIQINLPSETRIVKAGRALQFDAILEHSYQALEDSELVLVHLRKENRF, encoded by the coding sequence ATGCCCACGCCCAACTCCAGCCCCGAGAGCGAATCCGCTCCGCTCTATGACTTCTCGGTCCTGCGCGCGCTGCGCAAGCGGGAGGAATTGACGTTGGGGCAGGTGGCGGAGCGCTCGGGCGTGTCCGTGGCGGTCATCTCCAAGCTGGAGCGCAACCAGTCCAGCGCCGAACTCGAAACGCTCTATAAGCTCGCACGGGTCTTCAGCATGAGCGCGGCCGAACTGCTCGGACTGGCCGAGGCGCGCATGGCCCACGAGGTGAAGGCGGAAAGCTACGAGCATGACGGCTTCAAATTCAGCCGCATCACCTACGGAAAGGCGAGAGTCTTCTACGGGCGGGCCGTCAAGGGCAGCCGCATCACCCGGCCCGAGATGCACCACGACGACTTTGAAACCTGCTGGGTGCTTTCCGGTAAAATCCAGATCAACCTCCCCTCCGAAACCCGCATCGTGAAGGCCGGGCGGGCACTCCAGTTCGACGCGATCCTTGAGCACTCCTACCAGGCGCTGGAGGACTCCGAACTCGTCCTCGTCCACCTGCGCAAGGAAAACCGCTTCTAG
- the queG gene encoding tRNA epoxyqueuosine(34) reductase QueG encodes MLAFAGLMMHISPDMAVDIKSALQEQARELGLDALGVAPIEPPLRREYYLKWIADGRHGDMGWMERNNERRLHPANILPEARSIICAGVNYWQPEPPRRGRIAKYALGGDYHKAVLKKLKRLCDYLRENHGGAQRPYVDTGPVLEKPISVQAGLGWQGKSTILLNPTHGTWLFLGVIFTTLELEPDAPPPERCGTCTRCIDACPTGAIHAPFQLDARRCISYLTIEHKGAIPHEFRAAIGDRLYGCDECLDVCPWNKWAQLTREAKFAPRAYPDLREMLGWDEDTFNETLAGTPMRRTGLSRWKRNICVVLGNTGTAADRPALERAAADPDPLVAEHAQWAVCRLNSRTGAPRPHTPQGPAGPVF; translated from the coding sequence GTGCTGGCATTTGCCGGGCTGATGATGCACATTAGCCCGGACATGGCGGTGGACATCAAAAGCGCGTTGCAAGAGCAGGCCCGTGAGTTGGGACTGGACGCGCTCGGCGTCGCCCCAATCGAGCCACCGCTGCGCCGTGAGTATTACCTGAAGTGGATTGCGGACGGGCGACACGGTGATATGGGCTGGATGGAGCGCAATAATGAGCGCCGCCTGCACCCGGCGAATATCCTGCCCGAGGCCCGCAGCATCATCTGCGCGGGGGTGAACTACTGGCAACCGGAGCCGCCCCGGCGCGGGCGCATTGCAAAGTACGCGCTCGGCGGCGATTACCACAAGGCGGTGCTCAAGAAGTTGAAAAGACTCTGCGACTATTTGCGTGAGAATCACGGTGGTGCGCAGCGGCCCTATGTCGATACCGGCCCGGTGCTGGAAAAGCCGATCAGCGTGCAGGCCGGGCTTGGGTGGCAGGGCAAGAGCACGATCCTGCTCAACCCGACGCACGGCACCTGGCTGTTTCTCGGGGTGATTTTTACCACGCTGGAACTGGAGCCGGACGCACCTCCTCCTGAGCGTTGCGGCACCTGCACTCGCTGTATTGATGCCTGTCCGACGGGGGCGATTCACGCGCCCTTCCAGCTCGATGCCCGGCGCTGCATCTCTTACCTGACGATTGAGCACAAAGGGGCCATCCCGCACGAGTTCCGCGCAGCCATCGGCGACCGCCTCTACGGCTGCGACGAGTGCCTCGACGTGTGCCCGTGGAACAAGTGGGCGCAACTGACCCGCGAAGCGAAATTCGCCCCGCGCGCGTATCCGGATTTGCGTGAGATGCTTGGCTGGGATGAGGACACGTTCAACGAAACGCTGGCCGGGACGCCGATGCGCCGTACCGGGCTCTCGCGTTGGAAGCGCAACATCTGCGTGGTCCTCGGCAATACCGGTACCGCCGCCGACCGTCCCGCATTAGAGCGTGCCGCCGCCGATCCCGATCCGCTCGTGGCCGAGCATGCGCAATGGGCGGTGTGCAGGCTCAATTCGAGAACGGGCGCTCCGCGCCCCCATACCCCGCAGGGCCCGGCTGGACCAGTATTTTAG
- a CDS encoding glycosyl hydrolase, producing MKIDTTLTLESLQPALERFWKISGQKIKLIEAEYDASKGSPVFTVEGKYTTRGWTEWTQGFQFGSAILQFDATGDESFLQYGREQTLAVMAPHITHKGVHDHGFNNVSTYGNLRRLMREGKIPHNEWEMNFYEMALKASGSVQAMRWSPNDKGGYLYSFNGPHSLFVDTIRTIRAVEMSWLLGHSLLTDNDAAINLLERALNHARSTAAYNIFYGEGRDKYDEWGRTAHEAIFNINDGAFRCPNAQQGFSGFTTWTRGLSWAMLGFPEQLELVAEVPDAELEPLGGRAEVEAFLLKAARATNDFFIANTASDGIPYWDTGAPKLYQLGNYTERPADPFNDWEPVDSSAAAIGVQGLLRLGKYLKDKGETADGERYWQAGLTSLKALLDEPYLSTDEKHQGLTLHSIYHEPNGWDHVPAGQKIACGEASMWGDYHMRESALLVTRMLKGEPYYRFFN from the coding sequence ATGAAAATCGACACCACCCTTACTCTTGAATCACTCCAACCCGCCCTCGAACGCTTCTGGAAAATCTCCGGCCAAAAGATCAAGCTGATCGAGGCCGAGTACGACGCCTCCAAGGGCTCGCCGGTCTTCACCGTCGAGGGCAAGTACACCACACGCGGCTGGACCGAGTGGACGCAGGGCTTCCAATTCGGCTCGGCGATTTTGCAGTTCGACGCCACCGGGGACGAGAGCTTCCTCCAGTACGGGCGCGAGCAGACGCTCGCCGTCATGGCCCCGCACATCACCCACAAGGGCGTTCACGACCACGGCTTCAACAACGTCTCCACCTACGGCAACCTGCGCCGCCTCATGCGCGAGGGCAAAATCCCGCACAACGAATGGGAGATGAACTTTTACGAAATGGCGCTCAAGGCCTCCGGCTCGGTCCAGGCCATGCGCTGGAGCCCGAACGACAAAGGCGGCTACCTCTATTCCTTTAACGGGCCGCACTCGCTCTTCGTCGATACCATCCGCACCATCCGCGCCGTCGAGATGAGCTGGCTGCTCGGCCACTCACTGCTCACGGACAACGACGCCGCGATCAACCTGCTCGAACGCGCCCTCAACCACGCCCGCTCCACCGCCGCCTACAACATCTTCTACGGCGAGGGGCGCGACAAATACGACGAGTGGGGCCGCACCGCCCACGAGGCCATTTTCAACATCAACGACGGCGCTTTCCGCTGCCCGAACGCGCAGCAGGGCTTCTCCGGGTTCACTACCTGGACACGAGGGCTCTCCTGGGCCATGCTCGGCTTCCCGGAACAACTGGAGCTCGTGGCCGAGGTGCCGGACGCCGAGCTGGAACCGCTCGGCGGTCGCGCCGAAGTCGAGGCCTTCCTTCTCAAGGCCGCCCGCGCCACGAACGACTTCTTTATCGCCAACACCGCCTCAGACGGCATCCCGTACTGGGACACCGGTGCGCCCAAGCTGTATCAGCTTGGCAACTACACCGAGCGCCCTGCGGACCCGTTCAACGACTGGGAGCCGGTCGATTCCTCCGCCGCCGCCATCGGTGTGCAGGGCCTCCTTCGCCTGGGCAAGTACCTCAAGGACAAGGGCGAGACCGCCGACGGCGAACGCTACTGGCAGGCTGGCCTGACCTCGCTCAAGGCGCTGCTCGACGAGCCTTACCTCTCCACCGACGAGAAGCATCAGGGCCTCACCCTGCACAGCATCTACCACGAGCCCAACGGCTGGGATCACGTCCCCGCCGGGCAGAAGATCGCCTGCGGCGAAGCCTCCATGTGGGGCGACTACCACATGCGCGAGTCCGCCCTGCTCGTCACGCGCATGCTCAAGGGCGAACCCTACTACCGTTTCTTTAATTAA